The genome window AGTATCCGTCAGAAACTGGGGTGCCAGAGCGATGGCCGCTCTTATATACAAACCGTGCGCGGGCAGGGCTATCAATTAATTAAGGGTTGAATATGGGGCGATTATTCTGGAAGTTCTTTCTTGCTTTCTGGCTTGCTTTACTGTTGGCCAGCATCGGCGCCGGTACCGCCGTCTGGTTAAGGCATCAAGTTGAAACCGGCAATGACGAAATCGCCGGGCCGCTTAACGAAGCGATTGATATAAAACACGCAGCATCTTTGCTGCAAGTCGCCGAACTCGCCAACCGCTACGGAGGTTCCGAAGAGTTGCGCAGTTTTCTGGATAAATTGCGTTCATCGCATTTGCCTGCCGTCTATGCGGTAGACGATGAGGGTAACGAGATTCTGAAACGAAAACCGGACCCCAAAGCCGTTCAGCAAGCCCGCAGTCTGTTTTTAAACGGAAATAATCCTGATGCCGTTCGCCTGGTTTCTACAAAGGATGGAAATCGCTATTTATTATTTTTGCCTGTGTTCAAGCATGGCATAGTGATGCATCCGCCACATAACAGTTCGGGCAATGATGCGCATCAACGTTTTACCATAATTCCGCCGCCCCCCATCCCCATGCAGGACGGAACAGGTTTACCGGAACTCCTTGGACCAACGGCGTCATCACAGCAGCACGGACACCATGGCCGATTTGATCATAGCGCGCAGCGTTCGGAGCTGTTGCCGGTTTTATCCGGGTTTTTTGCCAGTTTGGCATTCAGCTTTGCACTAGCCTGGTATTTTGCCAAACCCATACGCCGGTTACGCCAGGCTATAGCCAGCCTGGCCTGCGGCAATCTGGATGTCCGCGTTGCCGATGCAATGGGTAAGCGGCGAGATGAACTCTCCGATCTCGGCCGCGACTTCGATCATATGGCCGAGCAAATTAATCATCTGGTACATGCCCAGCAACGGCTGTTACACGATGTTTCTCACGAATTGCGCTCGCCGCTGGCCCGAATCCAGGCTGCAGCCGGTCTGGCTCAACAGCAGCCCGAAAAATTGCAACCCAGCCTGACGCGTATTGAACGCGAATCGCAGCGCATCAGCGATCTGGTCGGCGAATTATTGGCTTTATCCCGTCTGGAAGCCGGCATTTCCGGTAGTAATATGCAAGAGATCGATCTGTGCGGTTTGTTGGAGGAAATCGTCGCCAATGTGAGTTTTGAAGCCGAGCAACGCCTGGTGCTGATCCGTACTGAAGGTCTGCGTGAAATGCTGGTCACCGCGTCTGGGGAGTTGTTACGCCGGGCTATCGAGAATGTGCTGAGGAATGCAGTGCAACATTGCCGGAATGGCGGAGAAGTAGACGTAACGTCAGATTTCGATAACAAAACCCGATTGTGGCATCTGCGTATTGATGATCAAGGACCTGGCGTTGCAGAAAGCGATTTGACTGAAATTTTTCAGCCATATTTTCGTGGCGGCAACTCCGAAAAGCACCAAAGCGTAGGCTTGGGGTTGGCGATTGCCAAGCGAGCCATATTAGCCCACGATGGAAAAATCAAGGCCTGCAACCGTCCGGAAGGCGGTTTGCGCGTCGATATGGAAATTTTATTTACAGAATAGCTTAGGTTCTGTTGACGTATCACCGCAACCAAATGAGAGCTGAGACGAAGTGAAGGAAGGCCATGTAGTTGCGAGCTGTTTTTTCAAAACGCGAAAATATTCGTCGATAATGTTTGATTTTGTTGAAGAAGCATTCAATCAGATGGCGTTCTTTGTAAATAAACCAATCGCACTCGCGTACCTTGTTTCGATTGTAGCGCGGAGGAATGACGGCTTTCATATCTCTCGCTACGATGGCCTGGAGCAGCGCATCGCTGTCATGCCTTTGTCGCCGACAAACGCACGCGCACCCGCCGGCGTCAGCGCCGGCAAGGTTTCGGCCTGTCCGATGTCACTGGCCTGCCCTCCGGTCAGTACGAATTCGAGCGGATTCCCCAAGGCTTCGTCCCGGCGTTGCCGCCCGCCGCGCCACCGGCGCAGGGATGAGCCCGGTTGATGGTGGAGTCGATAA of Candidatus Methylospira mobilis contains these proteins:
- a CDS encoding HAMP domain-containing sensor histidine kinase, coding for MGRLFWKFFLAFWLALLLASIGAGTAVWLRHQVETGNDEIAGPLNEAIDIKHAASLLQVAELANRYGGSEELRSFLDKLRSSHLPAVYAVDDEGNEILKRKPDPKAVQQARSLFLNGNNPDAVRLVSTKDGNRYLLFLPVFKHGIVMHPPHNSSGNDAHQRFTIIPPPPIPMQDGTGLPELLGPTASSQQHGHHGRFDHSAQRSELLPVLSGFFASLAFSFALAWYFAKPIRRLRQAIASLACGNLDVRVADAMGKRRDELSDLGRDFDHMAEQINHLVHAQQRLLHDVSHELRSPLARIQAAAGLAQQQPEKLQPSLTRIERESQRISDLVGELLALSRLEAGISGSNMQEIDLCGLLEEIVANVSFEAEQRLVLIRTEGLREMLVTASGELLRRAIENVLRNAVQHCRNGGEVDVTSDFDNKTRLWHLRIDDQGPGVAESDLTEIFQPYFRGGNSEKHQSVGLGLAIAKRAILAHDGKIKACNRPEGGLRVDMEILFTE